A single genomic interval of Prunus dulcis chromosome 5, ALMONDv2, whole genome shotgun sequence harbors:
- the LOC117628236 gene encoding uncharacterized protein LOC117628236, with the protein MGLLSWWKGKDPKPETKPNPAPKPVEAPGMNGAVEVPRPANITVFEFGSVAASADNVTLAGYCPVSEDLEPCRWEILPASGSDAPQFRVVF; encoded by the coding sequence ATGGGTCTGCTCTCATGGTGGAAAGGCAAAGACCCCAAACCCGAAACCAAGCCCAACCCGGCTCCGAAACCCGTCGAGGCTCCGGGCATGAACGGCGCCGTTGAGGTGCCTCGACCCGCCAACATCACAGTCTTTGAATTCGGGTCGGTCGCCGCTTCCGCCGACAATGTCACTCTCGCCGGATACTGCCCCGTTTCCGAAGACCTCGAGCCCTGCCGCTGGGAGATCCTCCCCGCCAGTGGCTCCGACGCGCCCCAGTTTCGCGTGGTGTTCTGA